TGTTTGACTGACCGTAGACCGCGTTCCCTTTATCGTGACCGGTGAGAAGGGTTCTCTGAAGGAGTCCAAGGAGTACGGTGCTCTTGCCGATGTCGCACCCACCATTCTCTCCATTATGGGTCTTCCGCAGCCTGCTGAGATGACCGGCCACTCCCTTTACAAGGACTAGTTGCTGCAGAAATAAAGAGTGATAGAATGCACCTGGTTGATGATATGTACAGGGGCTAGGACTCGTCGTATGCGTATGAGGTTGGCCTTACTCTAGGGATCAAGATTCCCACGGTGCACCTGGACACTTTCCTTTTTCTAAACTGAATCACGCCTCTCTTGCTTCTTCATTATTTTCTTCTACAGATGCCGCTTACGGACCCTTGCTCTCTCATCCGTGGGCAAGGTCGACTAGTAGGGCTCAAGGCTATCTCAGAGCAACCGTTGGGTGCTACTTTGGCTCGCGCAGTAGGGTTCGTCCCGTTGACGGCGTGAGTCACAATGCCCCACACACTAGACAGCTTTCGTTGTAAGATGATGTTGTCATGCAATCCCGAGAGGAGATGCAATCCGCTGAGGAGTTTTACTGGAGCGTACTGAGCAATTGGAACCTAGGCAATGTGCAATGGGCTATGGGTTAGACGAAGCTAGAGGTAGAGGGTGGGCTCGGTGGAGAGCGTATGGCCTAAATGTACGTCAAACTTGAAAGAGACAGACCAGTTGTGCAAGAGTGTTCAAATGTCACATGGTTTAACGTAATGACACATGGTCCACGTGAAGGACTGTGGATGGGGATAACATCACAGTGGTGGTTGGTGCCTTGATGACGCCAACACCAGTTGTCCGGATTGTCCAAGCCTCCCTCCAATTACCTCTTTCCTGGGTTGACCGCGTAACCCACTTGGCCCTCGTGCCCCCGCTCGCTCTCACTCGCTCATACTCGCCCGCGTCatccgccgcgctcgatcACCTGCCAGCGCCAGAGCGCCGCCACGCCCTCCGTCCCCATGCCGCTACTCCGCCCAAAGAAACCTCTTCGAGTCTCAACAAACTCATCCGACTCTGGAGAACCAACTCTTGAAGcactctccctctcctcgcccaaGCCTgctccctctccatccaAGCTCGGCCTGTCGCCCACAACAAAGCCActcccccctcccatccTAGCCAACAACTCTGACCGCACGCCCACGGTGCCTATCGACACtccccgcctcgtcgtctcggACGCAAACTGCGACAACGCGACCGACGTGGTTGGGGGCCACGCCGTCGGTCTCGAAGCCGCCATGTCCGAGGCTCTCGATACCGATCAAGCCCACGAGCTTGCTCGTGAACGGGCCATGGCTCAAAGAGACTCAATCGCACATCGAGTTGCCGAACTCATGCCCCATCCGACCCAGGCTGAAACccgcaagaagaagaagggaCGTCGCTCAAGACGTGCTTCCACATCGTCTGTAACATCCCAAGGAGGCAACAGCATGGCCGCGGCCCTGGCCAAGAGCGGATTACAGATCAGTGGCCCGCCCGACCAAGTCGGGAGTGTTCAAAGAGCAGTCTCCACTGGCCGATCCCCATACCTTCTCAGCACGCAGGACTACGACAGCGATGATGGGTACGGCTCCGAAGACGACAGCGAGAATCTTAGTGAGGACGACGGTATAGACCACCTTCCCGTGACCGGGTTCGCGGTGGCAAGCAACCGCCGCAACGCCGAGTTCCACGGACTCTTCCCCActgtcgacgagggcgactaTCTCATTGAAGGCATGTTGACTATTTCTTCTTCGATGCTGACGACAGACTATGGATGTGCGCTTGCAAAGgacatcctcgtccacgGCAGGCTTTACGTCTCCGAGAACCATATCTGCTTCCATTCGAATCTCTTTGGGTGGATCACAGACGTGGTTATCCCTTTTGGAGAGGTGCAGACCAtcgagaagaagatgaCTGCATTAGTCATTCCTAACGCGATCGGAGTAACGACTagcaaggacaaggtgaGTTGCCCCTACACTGCATCATCTCATCTTAGTACACTTTCGCCTCCCTCATCTCCCGCGACTCGACCTACGATGTGCTCGTGAACATCTGGCGTATAGCACATCCTGGCACCGAGATGCCAAACTTGGTTCCAAATGGAGCCTCGCGCCCCGCCTCGGTGATGGAGGGTTCGCCGCCCGCTCCTGCCGTCACCCATTCATCGACGGAATGCGTCTGCGGTAAGGAGGGCCAGCACTACTCCGAATCTGTCCTCGATACCGTCTTTCCCAGCTCCCCCGACAAGGTCTACAATCTCATGTTCAACAGCGGGTGGTACCGTTCGTTCTTGTCAGACAACCAAAAGTTGCGAGGTTAGTGCTTGGTCCGATTGGTGTTCATGAGCAGACATTGAATCGTCCGACTGGTGTCCCGACGAGACAGGCAAACTGACTCGCTCGATTTCCTACATTAAGCCGCTGAACGGTTCCATCGGGCCCAAGCAGACAAAGTGCCACATTGTCGACATGCAGGACTTCTGTGACTTTGACGAGTACATCTCGATGGTCACCACGACTCGAACGCCCTACGTCCCGAGCGGTGGAGTCTTCAGTGTCAAGACACGCACCTGCCTCACCTGGGCCGGTCCAGGATCCACACGGGTTGTGGTTACCACAGAGGTCGAGTGGACTGGAAAGTCGTGGGTAAAGGGTGAGACCCTACTTTGGACTGTGTTGACACAAAGGCATCATTGAAAGATCGGCAGTCGACGGCCAGAAGCAGTACCACGCTGATCTCGCCAGCGGCATGAGGGAGTACATGAACGAGCACCCCACAGAGTTCGCGGTGGCGGGGGCAGAGGACATTGAGCAACTTGAAGATGAAGCGGCCCAGGGAATTCCGGCGCCCATCCCCACAGAAGCGCAAGAGTTTGCCGCCAAGAATCGGCGTGCACGACAGGATGCCGATTACTGGCAGCTGCAGGGCGCTCTCGACTCGGTCCTCCACGGGTTCACTTCGATCTTTTCTGGCATTCGCACGGCATACAACACCACCAGCGACCTACTCAGCGACTCGCCCATCAGCAAAGCGTCGTTTATGGCAGCGCTCATTGCCCTCCTTGTTGTCTCGAACGTCTACACCTACGTTGCACGGCCAGAGTCCAAGCATAAGGAGAAGCGTCTGCTACGGTTTGGTTTCGAGAACGACGTAGCAGAGGCTGTCAAGTACGTTCTCGACCGCCGCGCTGCCGCAAcgcccaaggacgagatcAGCCAACTCCTTCAGCTcctggacgaggtcgacgcgcgcTCTGCTGCCCTCCGTCAAGCCTTGCaggttgccgaggagggctcACCCATCGAGTTGGTCAACCAGGCGGAGGATCTGGATTAGTGTAGCTTGGACCATGACGAGACCTATCTATTGAAACGACATCTGACACGCTCTTACGTCTGTTTATGTTAGCCAGTGTTATGGAGGGGGCTGGAAGCAGATATACTGTATAGGAGCGGCACTAGGGCATACATGGCCGCTAAACGGAGCTCACAGACATTGAGAGTCCACCAAGCGATCGCGAGTGATGAGTTCAAAGAACTGGAATGGGTAAGGGTAAGTCGCGTGCCTCAGGGAAAAAATCAACCGCGCCTCCACCATT
Above is a genomic segment from Cutaneotrichosporon cavernicola HIS019 DNA, chromosome: 1 containing:
- a CDS encoding uncharacterized protein (Domain of unknown function (DUF4782)), whose translation is MPLLRPKKPLRVSTNSSDSGEPTLEALSLSSPKPAPSPSKLGLSPTTKPLPPPILANNSDRTPTVPIDTPRLVVSDANCDNATDVVGGHAVGLEAAMSEALDTDQAHELARERAMAQRDSIAHRVAELMPHPTQAETRKKKKGRRSRRASTSSVTSQGGNSMAAALAKSGLQISGPPDQVGSVQRAVSTGRSPYLLSTQDYDSDDGYGSEDDSENLSEDDGIDHLPVTGFAVASNRRNAEFHGLFPTVDEGDYLIEGMLTISSSMLTTDYGCALAKDILVHGRLYVSENHICFHSNLFGWITDVVIPFGEVQTIEKKMTALVIPNAIGVTTSKDKYTFASLISRDSTYDVLVNIWRIAHPGTEMPNLVPNGASRPASVMEGSPPAPAVTHSSTECVCGKEGQHYSESVLDTVFPSSPDKVYNLMFNSGWYRSFLSDNQKLRDIESSDWCPDETGKLTRSISYIKPLNGSIGPKQTKCHIVDMQDFCDFDEYISMVTTTRTPYVPSGGVFSVKTRTCLTWAGPGSTRVVVTTEVEWTGKSWVKGIIERSAVDGQKQYHADLASGMREYMNEHPTEFAVAGAEDIEQLEDEAAQGIPAPIPTEAQEFAAKNRRARQDADYWQLQGALDSVLHGFTSIFSGIRTAYNTTSDLLSDSPISKASFMAALIALLVVSNVYTYVARPESKHKEKRLLRFGFENDVAEAVKYVLDRRAAATPKDEISQLLQLLDEVDARSAALRQALQVAEEGSPIELVNQAEDLD